ACTACAACTTTTACAAAGCAATCGTGGAAGCGTATAAAGGAGGAGCTTTGTGCACAAGCAAAGAGAAGTTATACTGATAAGCAACTAAGGAACAAATATAATTTGTTAAGACAAAAGCACAAGGATTTCAAGTCTTTACTAAAAGAGACTGGCATAGGATTTAGTGTAGCGACTGGACAAGTTACTGCGCCAGATGAATTGTGGGATAGGCTTATTCgggtaaataatattttcaaacgAATTTATTGCTTGATTTTTAATAGGTTTTGGTatatttatcattattattttattttatgtaggTTAACAAGTTAgctaaaaaatttagaaaaaaggGTTGTGTACTTTATGGAAAGTTATGCACTATTTTCGGTGATACCACTGCAACTGGTTCCAATGCTCATCCTTCAACTCGAAGTCCTTCTATAAAtcttgataatgatgatgatgatgctatGTCAAAGAGTCCATCTATCAGGAATCAAGAAAGTAGTTTTGATGAGGATGGTAGCAAAAGAAGAGGTAAATCAACTTCCACTACGAGTTCTCGATCGGCAAAAAAAGCAAAGTTTTCACTCGCATTGGCAGAAACATTGACAGTGTATAATGAAGCCGCAAAGCGAAAGATGGAAATGTATGAGAATTCAATGACATCGACAAAACATCACTTATTGGAGGAGTGTATTGAAGCTCTCAATCAAATTGATGGAATCAGTGGAGAAGTATATGCAAAGGCTATTGAGAAGTTTGAGAGCGAAGTGTCTAGAGCATTGTTTCTAAAGATGCCAGAACATAGAAGAATTGATTGGTTGAACTAtttaaagtgattttttttttttactttgtttAGCCTACACTTTATAATTGTTGGGATTTATGAATGATTTAGTTTGTATATGAATGACTTTGTTTGTAAGCATGACTTTGTTTGTAAGCATGACTTTGTTTGCATGACTTTGTTTGTATGACATTGTTTGTATGAATGACTTTGTTTGTAAGCATGACTTTGTTTGTAAGCATGACTTTGTTTGTATGACATTGTTTGTATGAATGACTTGTTAGTTACTTTAGCTATCtccttttatttacaatcttattattattttttattatatattttgtctCCAAATGTCTTCAGGATAATGTCTACAAATGGTGCAccattcaacataaataatctACTTCTTGATGATTCAGACGATGAGTTTGGAGAGTTATTAGTTTTGTTTGCTTGCGTGGAGTACAATCAATTGTATCTAACTAAGGAACCGTGTAGAAATTCGGCCCTTTCAGGACATGAGTATGTAATGGAAGTGTTGCATGGTCACGAGAGTAGGTGTTATGATTTATTCAGAATGGATAAGGACGTCTTTGAACTATTTTGTGGTgttctaaaagaaaaaaatttattgaAGAACTCTCGCTATCTTTCTGTTGAGGAGCAAGTTGCTATGTTCTTATATCTCATTGGACATAATGAACGACATCGTGTAGTTGCTGAACGATTTCAACACTCCACCTCAACTACATTTGAATACTTTAGGAAAGTATTAAAGGCGATATGTCATTTATCCAAAGAGTTAATTACTCCACCTTTGTTTGATGTAGTTCTTTCAGAAATTCGATTCAATCCAAAATATTATCCATTTTTCAaggtaaaaaaatttattctatctcttttattattatttcaaaatttaataaataaagaaagaataaaagccaataatttatattttattttcagaatTGTGTAGGAGCTATAGATGGGACCCATATCTCAGCTCATGTCCCCATTGATGAACAAATACCATATCGAGGTCGGAAGGTGGATACAACTCAAAACATCATGTGTATATGTTCATTTGACATGAAGTTCACATATGTTGTTGCTGGATGGGAAGGATCAGCTAATGATGCACGAATTCTTTCAGAATGTGCCACAAACCCAGATTATGAATTCCCAGCTCCACCCCATGGTAAGTGTTATCAAACTTATTATGTTTATTgacattattttgtattaatatttatataaaaaaattaatatcaattAACATTGTTTAGGAAAATATTATTTGGTTGATTCTGGATATACAAActgttaggtccttttttggcaatttagttgtcaaaatagttcttaattaatgtgcattttattgagcattcaatttgtttttatcaactctagaccctttttccagggggaattgtgtttggtacttgtgaacttatttggattaaaagttagcatgctgttttgttgttttacaatttcGAGTGTATTACTCAGTGGGAGTTGTtatttgctcttgctaactttaacttgcaggtactttatgttaaaaattattttgttcatctaaagtgccaaagggggagattgtaaagtctttttttggcaagttagttgacaaaataatttttccatttatggtaagattgctatgcattcattttcgaattcttacctcttttattcggttattagttgccattttccttgtttggaaagttgcactttcagctgaactttcctttgttgaaaacttctcaaaagagaaggaattctcttttggaaagttgtcttttttagggaaactttgtttattgccttttccttattgatttcgattgtatcttgatacaatcagaatatctaatctgtttttggcaggaatcaagcattgaaagaagatcagacccgattttagtaagtttcccgtttctgggcaaatctgcttcgtcagcatccgaatctaatgtagcagatcgtgtttcttttggaaagtttttgtaaagctactaattcgaacttgtggttgcctctttggtttctatgatctataaatagagcctagagagcaaccatttgaattacctcttccattattcattttctacatttatcttttgagagaagagagtctttctttgttttgtgagagcctagttgttcatctaggttctagttgttctatttctgttcttactctatcctagaggttgtgaagaactacttgactgaacaagagattggttgtaaagcccgcttagttaatttggaaattagcagttgtttatgtttaattatgaaattatttatagctatttaaataatttattactgttatttatggaattcagaaatgcatgattatgttatcagtagtttttcatattttgcatttccggtgcccggtattttggaactcggcgtttggctcagtagaaatcacaacttagtatgttagtagtttggggacgggttttagacattgggaatgtcgggaatggccgggaatttagaatttcccaaaaatacccttttagtatgatttatgtgattttatggtggaggggcaaaatggtctttttgccccattagtattttgtcttatatgatttattaaatggattaaatgtttaatttaatGGATTTTTATGGCTGAAAAGAATGAGTATTTGTGACTTGTTTCATTTTAttcctttttctcaaaaaaatcactaagtaaagaaagaagaaaatttttcaaagaacactctcttttctctctatttcggctgtgcatgtgggtgcttggagctgggttttgttcaaatctttcaagtgaattctcatcctaatctaagcatttttccaagctaggttagctctcttgatttcttccttaaatttatgaaaaaaaaatgatgaaaaagttgagtaaatgcttgttaatttgaagttcttgctgctgtgatttgttgttgttttctaaagtttatcttgctatttttaagtaatttagagcTAGTGTATGCATGTTGATTACTTGGATTTATGTTTTGGGagtttttagttcaagagcatgaattttgaaaatgtatGTGAATCTGTAAATTACTGGCTGTGGTtgatcattttcattttcagaggcttagttatgcatatttatgtaggtttgatctagcttgattgcatgttagtggattttaatcaagtttgagttttggaactcaaagcttggtctttaatggcattttgtgattctgtgagttctgggtgattttgttgcctttgaatggttatttggggcatatagatcaggtctggaaggtcttgcatgatttgggttagatttgatcgagttatgaatttttgaaaattcctgcgaggaaccggaattccggttgtgcagtAACCTAATTCGGATGGGTGTCCAAGAATTcccgtaaccggaattccggttgggcaacctgctcaccggttggggaatttttccgaaccctagttttcctcgtttttatgtttttaggggtattgccatgctttttatcgatagggaaacttttagttcctagtttaagtccccgggaagtgatttagcgtgtcacttatagcgttgtgatttttatggtttaggagccgatgtccgctcggcttcgattccggtcgggttgacctaaGACATGAAATCGGAatcaggtaagattagtataacggtatgcatatgtagattacatgtttagcgtgcatgtaggaagcctattagattacattagatgtatgttggcttcgaaccatccaaccctgtcacgtcggtacaggctggagtatgaccagcagccggagtatgaccggtttgaccgatcaggctgacacttggttggtggttccgtgctattgacgtatcccgtcggtacaggctggagtatgaccgacggcggagtatgaccggctcgaccgatcaggaggatatagtaacacgtcggtacaggctggagtatgaccagcagccggagtatgaccggttcgaccgatcaggttgttacgtgtcaatagtaccgtccctatgaacgttcagaactcagtaccatgttggacatggcagtggctcagtaccatgttggacatggcagtagcgggactcagtatcgtgttggacacggcagttagtattatgtatgagtattattatgcttttcttactgagtctgtcgactcacagtttacgtttatgtgtaggtaaaggcaaggctatagctgatggaccgtgagcgagcttatgagattgtacatgtcggggcggttaggcctggagcgtacgatcctcgggacagcaaggctgaattttgtaactgtcgttagacgacttttattttgatgtaatagttaaatagtgaaactttttgtaaatatttttataatcgggatcccgagtcttttataatatgttttacaagtttaatcaaaaagcaaaattttaattaatcacgtttttccataaacctcgttgattagcaacgagctgcacagtacgtttaaaaatcacgtaatacgcctaaggtagttagggtgttgcaatttggtatcagagccgccaggttgtcttccgaagatcgtcacgacatgtacaatcatcatcagcagttagctcggttcacggttcagtaagcctttattgctttagtagtttattttattcagttatgaaaaaagaaaagcctgttaggaagcatgttagtagcctgatagtagaataggcgcatgtttcatttctaatttccaaattaagcggcattagtaagctcgccttgaatacgacctgatatgccaactcttggtttcgcaggcggttctaatcagatggacgccaggcggactaccaggagtcagggcaactccgtagggtcgaatcagggacagggagctcagtttcccccacctgccaggggccgaggtagaggtccccgaggcagggctcgtggccggggtgatgagaacccgccacagtcgcctgtgctccccggccgatcggggagccccgaaccgggagttacggtttgcggagatgcaagccggatctaagaacaagacctcgagattcgtaggttgagacggcggggtgctctgCGGTTCTCGTGCccatagttccggtggcacccgccctcgccgcctgtgccgagatagtggtggcggcccatagattggaacctttatatgagcggttcgagctgtgcacctccgtattcccgggaggtccggacgtgatgaaagccgaacaggtgggccgacggtgatcaccaagataccgaatttcatgggtgtcaccggtaacgacgcagtggtgtgcgccacgtttcagttccaggaggacgcgttggtctggtgggacatggtgtctcagatccatgacgtcaccaccatgacctgggaaaggttccaggaactctttaatgcgaaatactacaatgaggcggtcagaagcgccaagaggaaagagttcgttcacctgacctagcgggagaacatgagcgtcactgagtatactactcagtttgaccggttggcgaggttagcctcgggaattgtgccgaccgacttcagcaagaaggagaagtatctggacgggttgaatcccaagatcagacatgacctgatgatcaccaccgacgacagcaccacctatgctcagatggtggagaaggcactgcgagctgagggcgcagtggggtgtatgtcagaatcagccagtactccggtgagtggcggagctcctacccctcctgcatcaggctatagcagggggagtagtggttcggccattgatcagaggaagagggcacccaccgcttcggcggctcgagtcgaacaagaggttccggggaaccgaaccgaggagtcgtctggtggtaatgagacccgattctcctatcccgagtgccctagctgcaagaggcaccatcggggtgagtgcaaaggtcgtggatgctttcattgtggcatgcccggacacttcaagggaatgtccccggctccgccggaggcaccgagagctccggcgatacccactccggcccggggtgttcgctatcacgcaggctgatgcagatgccagcccatcagtagtcacaggtcagctttctattaacaactcgctatattcagtgctgtttgattctggggctacacattcttatgtggcggccagagtctttagtaagttgggtagaccctttgatagatatgaatcagggtttggaaccctgttacctggcggag
This region of Cannabis sativa cultivar Pink pepper isolate KNU-18-1 chromosome 7, ASM2916894v1, whole genome shotgun sequence genomic DNA includes:
- the LOC133039769 gene encoding uncharacterized protein LOC133039769; its protein translation is MAGTNSEVVIIDNSEASVWPEKHEEIFIELMEEEVVKGNRNTTTFTKQSWKRIKEELCAQAKRSYTDKQLRNKYNLLRQKHKDFKSLLKETGIGFSVATGQVTAPDELWDRLIRVNKLAKKFRKKGCVLYGKLCTIFGDTTATGSNAHPSTRSPSINLDNDDDDAMSKSPSIRNQESSFDEDGSKRRGKSTSTTSSRSAKKAKFSLALAETLTVYNEAAKRKMEMYENSMTSTKHHLLEECIEALNQIDGISGEVYAKAIEKFESEVSRALFLKMPEHRRIDWLNYLK